The DNA region ATTGCCGTCAAACTGCTCCGACAGCGACTTTAAATACCAAGTCCCGATTTCGATGTTGGTCCCGATCTCATTTTGCACCTGATCGAGCGACGTATCGGGCAAGCCCGCCTTCGCAATGACCCAATTCGCGGTGTCCGGCATGATTTGCATAACCCCTAAAGCTCCCTTTTTGGACTGGGCTCCGGGCTTGTAATTGGTTTCCACTTTTATAATAGCCGCCACGATAAACGGATCGATGCCGTTGTTTTTCGCGTGATAACGAATTTCTTCTTTATAATAAATCGGATAAAACAACGAGAGCCAAGCGGAATTAAAAAAGATCAGAACGATAAACCCCAGGAATAACAAAAGCAGCACTCTTTTTTTGCGAAGCCACCTCATAGCATTCCCTGATCCCGCCAAAACTCGTCAATCTGACGTTCCGTCTCATCCAGTCCACGGCTGTTGTCAATCAAGATATCCGCCCTTTCTTTTTTCAGTTCGATATCCATTTGCGCATTCAGCCTGCGTTCCGCCTCATCCCGGCTTAGGCCGTCCCGCTCCATCAATCTGGCCAGCTGCAGATCCCGCGGCACGTAGACTACCATAATCCGTTCGTAAAACCGCTCCAGTCCCGATTCGTACAGCAGCGGAATATCCGCGACGACAAGGCGGCGGGGAGCTGCGGCTTCAAGCGCGTCCAGGCGCTGTTTCATTTCGGCGCGAATCGCCGGATGCGTCAGGCTTTCCAGCGCTTTTCGCCGCTCGGGGTCCGCGAACACGATTTCGCCCAGCTTTTTGCGGTCGAGCGTCCCGTCCGGGTGCAGTACGGCTTGTCCGAAGCGCTTCGCTACCGCGGCCAGCACCGGATGCCCGGGCTCCATGATTTCCCTGGCGATGACGTCCGCGTCGATCAGGGCGGCTCCCCTCTGAACCAGCATGCGGGATACCGTGCTTTTGCCGGTGGCGATGCCGCCGGTCAGGCCGATGTTCATCCTTTCAACACCTCACTGTTTTCGCTTACGCGGGAAGCGGGCCGTCCGGGTTTAACTTTGCTTTGCTCGCGGCCGGGGCGGTATGGCTTTTGGCATTTGGGGCAAAAATGGGTTCCCCGGCCGCCTACGACCGTTTTTTCCACCGGATGCCCGCATTCGAGACAAGCCTCGCCGGTTCGTCCGTAGATGCGCAAGGCATGCTGGAACATGCCCATCTCCCCTTGACCGTTCACATACGATTTAATCGAGGAGCCGCCGGCGTTCACCGCTTCGTTCAGCGTGGCCACAATCGCATCGTGCAAACGGTCAAGCTTAAGGCCGCTAAGCTTGTCCGCCGGATGCTCCGGATGGATGCCGGCCCGGAACAAGGCTTCATCCACATAAATATTCCCCAAACCGACAACATATTCCTGGTTCAGCAGCACGGGTTTGATTTTCGTCTTCCGCCGCGACATCAGCTGCCGGAACACCTCCGGCGTAAAGGAAGGGTCCAGCGGTTCCAGTCCCAGTTTGGCCAAAGGCTGATTCGTAAATTCCTCCCCCGGCGGAAACAAATGCATCGTGCCGAACTGCCTTACATCCTTATACCTCAGCTCCGTGCCGTCCGTAAATTTGAAAATCACGTGCGTATGCTTTTCGACGGGCTCACCCTCGCCATACAATCCGTATCTGCCTTCCATACGCAAATGGGAAACGAGCACAAGCCCGTCCATCACGATCCGCAAAAACTTGCCCCTGCGGCCGATTTCCACGATTCTATGGCCGGCAAGCTCCGTCTCAAACCGCTGTACATCGTCCGGCCGCTGGATGATTCGCGGCAGGGACACCTTGACGGAGCGGATCGTTTTCCCCACGATCAATTCGGTCAGCGTTCTTCTGACCGTTTCCACTTCCGGCAATTCCGGCATACCAAGTCACCTCTTAACTCGTTTTACTTCGCTTCGTACCAGTTGACCCCGCTGCTAACCTCCGCCTTCAGCGGCACGGACAGCTTGATCGCGTTCTCCATCGTTTCCGGCACGAGCTTCTTCATGATGTCCAGCTCCTCCGGAGGGACTTCGAATACCAATTCGTCATGCACCTGCAGCAGCATCCGGCTCTTCAGGCCGTGCTCGTACAGAGCTTTGTCCATTTTCACCATCGCCAGTTTGATGATATCCGCCGCCGTTCCCTGGATTGGCGTATTCATCGCGGTGCGTTCGGCGAACGAACGCAAATTGAAGTTCGACGCGTTGATTTCCGGCAAATAACGCCGCCGTTCCAGCAAAGTTTTAACGTAACCGTCGCGTTTGGCGTCTTTGACGATGTCGTCCATATACCGGCGGACGCCCTGGAACGCGTCAAAATATTGCTCGATAAAGCGAGCCGCTTCCTTCCGCGTAATGTTCAGGTTCTGGGATAATCCGTAGTCGCTGATCCCGTACACGATGCCGAAGTTGACCGCCTTCGCCGAACGGCGCATATTCGCGTCCACCTCGTCCGGCCCGACGCCAAAGACGTCCATCGCCGTCTTCGTGTGGATGTCCATATCGTGCAGGAAGGCCTCCTGCAGTCCCTTGTCGCCGGAAATATGGGCCAGGACGCGAAGCTCGATCTGGGAGTAGTCGGCGGCGAGAATAAACCACCCTTCCTCCGAAGGAACGAACACTTTGCGGATTTTGCGGCCTTCCTCCAGGCGGATCGGAATATTTTGCAGGTTCGGATATTGGCTGCTTAAGCGCCCGGTGGCGGCGACCGTCTGCCGGAAATACGTGTGCACCTTGCCCGTCCGCGGCATGATTTCCTTCAGCAACCCTTCCACATAGGTGGACTGCAGCTTGGCCAGCTGGCGGTATTCCAGAATAAACTGAACGATCTCGTGATACGGCGCCAGCTTCTCCAGCACCTCCGCGTCGGTGGAATAACCTGTTTTGGTCTTTTTGATGACCGGCAGCCCCAGTTTATCGAACAGAATTTCTCCTAATTGTTTAGGTGAATTCAGGTTGAATTCCTGCCCGGCGATTTCATAAATTTGCGCCACCAGCTTGTTGATCTGCGCTTCGAACTCAACTCCGAGCTCTTTCAGGTCTTCCCGGTTGACGGCTACGCCCTGCTTCTCCATATCGGCGAGAATCCGCGACAGCGGCATCTCCAGGTCGTAGAACAGCCCGTGCATCTCGTATTTCTCCAGATCGGCGCGCTGGAGCGGAACGATGCGCAGCAGGGCGTCCCCTTTGCGGGCCAAATGCCGGCCGAGCGTCTCGGGATCGGGCACCTTGAATTTCGCGCCTTTGCCGTATACGTCTTCATCCGCAGGCATGTGCGGAAGCCCGTATTTTGCGGCCAGCCCGCTGATCGTCTGGTCGTTTTCCGTCGGATCGAGCAAGTAAGCGGCAAGCTGGACGTCATGTTCGGCCCCGGCAAAAGCGATCCCCTGCCAAAACAAGGCGAGGTCGGCGCGGTGCAAATCGTACCCCCGTTTAGGCACGTTTTCGTCCGCCAGCCAGGACAGCACGTCCGCCGCTTCCTCCCGCTTCAACAATTCAAAGGGCAGGAAGAAATGCCGCTTCGGCGTCGACAGCAGCAGTCCCATCAGCGTAGCATGGTGCGGATTATCCCCGTAAGATTCGATGATGATCCCTTCGACTTCCGCAAGCTGCGCGGATACTTCCGGCAAGGTGTCCACGTCCACCATCGTCACGCTGACGTCCTCCGCCGCCTGCGCCGCCTCCCCATCCGCCGCGGCGTTCCCGCCCGCTCCCGCGGTAAAGGACAAGCGCTCCAGCAAAGATTTGAATTCCAGCTTGCGCAGCATCGGCACCGCTTTGTCCTCTTCGATGCCGGAGAACTTCATATCCTCCCAGGACCGCTCTACCGGCACCTCGCGGAAAATCGTCGCCAACTGCTTGCTCAGCCGCGCATCCTCGGCATGGTTCACGAGATTTTCCTTCATTTTGCCCTTGAGCTCATCGGTATGGGCCAAGACTTCCTCCACGGAGCCGAATTGATGCAGCAGCTTCAGCGCCGTCTTCTCCCCGATGCCCGGCACGCCCGGGATATTGTCGGACGCATCGCCCATCAGCCCCTTCAAGTCGATGATCTGCAGCGGCTTAAGCCCGTAGCGCTCCTCGATTTCCTTCGGCCCGTAAGGCTCCACTTCGCTAACGCCCTTGCGCGTTAGCGCCACCTTGACCCGGTCCGTGACCACCTGCAGCATGTCCTTGTCGCCGGTGACGACAAGCACTTCGCGGCCCGAATCCTCGGCCTGCTTGCTGATCGTGCCGATAATGTCGTCGGCTTCGTACCCGGGGAGTTCAAACCAGGAGATGCCGAAGCTTTCCAGCAGATCCCGCATCAGCGGGAACTGTTCCGACAGCTCCGGAGGCGTCTTGTCGCGCCCGCCTTTATACTCCTGGTAGCCTTCGTGGCGAAACGTCGTTTTGCCCGCGTCAAACGCCACAAGTATATGGGTCGGCTGCTCCTCCTGAATGAGCCGGAGCAGCATATTGGTAAAACCGTAAACGGCATTCGTATGCAGCCCGCCGGAGTTCGTCAGCGGCGGCATCGCAAAAAATGCCCGGTAAATAATGCTGTTGCCATCTATAAGGATCAATTTATCCATACGACACCTCGTCCCGAGTGTTTTGTTCCTGTTACCTATGATAACACAGCGCGCCCCCGGTTAACACCGCGATGCCCCGCAAATAGCGCAAAAACGATAAAACCGGCAGCGGCCTGCATCTTATGCAAGCAACTGCCGGTTGATCAACCGGTATATAACGTGTTTTTGGCACAATCTTACTGATTCAGGTCCGGGCGGTGTCCGGTGACGAGATACACCGCGCTTTCGCCGATGTTCGTGGCATGGTCGGCGATCCGCTCGATATACCGTCCGACCAAGGTAAGCAGCATCGCCTGCTGCAGGGAATCCGGATTTTCGATCATAAACGTATACAGCTCCTGGATCATCTGGCTGTACAGATGGTCGACCTCGTCGTCGTCCTTGGCCATCTTATAGGCCAGATCCGTATTTTCGTCCAAGTAAGACTGCAGCGACTCCCGCAGCATCAGGATGACCAGGTCCGACATTTTCGGGATATCGATCAGCGGTTTGATCAGCTTCTGGCCTTCCAGGCGCATCGTCACCTTCGCGATATCGACGGCCAAATCGCCCATCCGTTCAAGATCGCTGGAAATTCTGAACGCGACGATAATCCGCCGCAGGTCCTTGGCCACCGGCTGCTGCGTCACAATCAGCCGTGAGCCGATTTCCATCACCTGCTCTTCCATCTGGTTCAGCTCGATATCGCGCTCGACGATTTGTTTGGCTTTCTGCGAATCCATGGTCCGCAGGGCTTCGATAGCTCCCGCAAGCCCTTGTTCGACATGCTCGCCCATCTGCCCGAGCAATTGCCGTAGTTCCTCCAGGTTCTGATCGAATTCTTTTCTTTGAATCATTCAGCAGCAGCCTCCTTGTTATCCGAAACGACCGGAAATATAATCTTCTGTGCGCGAATCCTGCGGGGTGGAAAACAGCTTCTGCGTATCGTCGGCCTCTACGATTTCCCCGTTCAGGAAAAAGACAGTCCGGCCGGAAATTCGCGCCGCCTGGTGCATGTTATGCGTGACCATCACGATCGTATACCTGTCTTTGAGCTGCTGGACCAACTCTTCGATTTTCAAAGTGGAAATCGGGTCCAGCGCCGAAGTCGCTTCATCCATCAGCAGAATGTCAGGCTGCACCGCGATTGCCCGCGCAATGCAAAGCCGCTGCTGCTGCCCGCCCGACAGGCTGAGCGCCGAGCGCTTGAGGAAATCCTTCACCTCGTCCCAAAGAACGGCCTGGCGCAGGCTTTGCTCCACAATTTCGTCGAGGGCGGCTTTGTTTTTGATCCCGTGCAGGCGAGGACCGTAAGCCACGTTATCGTAAATCGATTTCGGGAACGGATTGGGCTGTTGAAACACCATCCCCACCCGTTTTCGCAGCTCCTCCACTTCCACCTCATCGCCGTAGATGTCGTCCCCCGCGATTTCCACGGAACCTTCGATCCGCGTGCCGGGAATCATGTCGTTCATCCGGTTCAACGTGCGCAGCAGCGTCGATTTGCCGCAGCCGGACGGTCCGATGAAGGCGGTAATCGTTCTCTCGGGGATATCCAAAGAAACGTCCTTTAACGCATGAAATTGCTCATAGTATAAGTTTAAATGCTGAATCCGGATCGCGGTTTCCATGTCAGATCTCCTTAGTTAAAATAGCGCACACTTATAAACTCGAAGCACGCACCCGCGTCAAAACGAAAGTCCGTGCTAGAAGCAGCCTTGGCTTATATCAATTGCATGTATAGTTCTATTATGATCAAATACTTATCTATTTTAGCTTCCTTATGTAAAAGAAAATGAATCAAAATGTAAACGCAATGTAAAATATGTTTACGCGTTCGTAAATTGGTCCAGCTCCCGCAGCACGGTTTCCGTTCTTCGCGCAGCGACATCCGCGGCATCGCGCATCTCCCGCTCCCTGGCCTCCACCGACCGGACCGACCGGACCAAGGCTTCGAACGTTGCATCCGCTTTGCCCACCCGCCTATGGCCGGCTTCCATCTCCGCGGCCGTCAGGCCGGACGTCGCAGCCGCTTGCTGCACATGACGGTTGACGATATCCAGCGTTTCCCCGATATCCCCCGACAATTTTTGCGTCTGCAGGGCGAGCTTGCGGATTTCGCTTGCAACGACGGCAAAACCGCGTCCATGTTCTCCGGCGTGCGCCGCTTCGATCGAAGCGTTAAGCGCCAGGATCCCGCTCAGATTAGCCAGCTCCTGAATGCTGGCGGTGATCGACGAAATTTGCTGCGTCCGTTCAAGCAGCTCCGCCATTTGCGCGGCCTGGCTGCGGGACGTCACCAGCACTCTGTCGAAGGAGGCCTTCACTTCTTCGAGTTCGGCCCGGCCCGTTTCGGCTTGCCCGCTCATCAGTTCCGACTCCCGCAAGCTGCGTCCGGCCGATTCGGACACCTGCCGAACCGAACGTTCGATATCTTTGATCAGCGAACGGCTTTCGCGAACGACTTCTCCCCGGATTTGGTCCGCTTCCCGCTGCAGATCGCGCGACATCCGCATGAG from Paenibacillus macerans includes:
- a CDS encoding lytic transglycosylase domain-containing protein, with protein sequence MRWLRKKRVLLLLFLGFIVLIFFNSAWLSLFYPIYYKEEIRYHAKNNGIDPFIVAAIIKVETNYKPGAQSKKGALGVMQIMPDTANWVIAKAGLPDTSLDQVQNEIGTNIEIGTWYLKSLSEQFDGNAIAMIAAYNAGPTNVKNWIKSGKWDGRLETSKNIPFGETRHYVQRVTHYYKQYSDIYNEF
- the coaE gene encoding dephospho-CoA kinase (Dephospho-CoA kinase (CoaE) performs the final step in coenzyme A biosynthesis.), coding for MNIGLTGGIATGKSTVSRMLVQRGAALIDADVIAREIMEPGHPVLAAVAKRFGQAVLHPDGTLDRKKLGEIVFADPERRKALESLTHPAIRAEMKQRLDALEAAAPRRLVVADIPLLYESGLERFYERIMVVYVPRDLQLARLMERDGLSRDEAERRLNAQMDIELKKERADILIDNSRGLDETERQIDEFWRDQGML
- the mutM gene encoding DNA-formamidopyrimidine glycosylase, with the translated sequence MPELPEVETVRRTLTELIVGKTIRSVKVSLPRIIQRPDDVQRFETELAGHRIVEIGRRGKFLRIVMDGLVLVSHLRMEGRYGLYGEGEPVEKHTHVIFKFTDGTELRYKDVRQFGTMHLFPPGEEFTNQPLAKLGLEPLDPSFTPEVFRQLMSRRKTKIKPVLLNQEYVVGLGNIYVDEALFRAGIHPEHPADKLSGLKLDRLHDAIVATLNEAVNAGGSSIKSYVNGQGEMGMFQHALRIYGRTGEACLECGHPVEKTVVGGRGTHFCPKCQKPYRPGREQSKVKPGRPASRVSENSEVLKG
- the polA gene encoding DNA polymerase I, whose amino-acid sequence is MDKLILIDGNSIIYRAFFAMPPLTNSGGLHTNAVYGFTNMLLRLIQEEQPTHILVAFDAGKTTFRHEGYQEYKGGRDKTPPELSEQFPLMRDLLESFGISWFELPGYEADDIIGTISKQAEDSGREVLVVTGDKDMLQVVTDRVKVALTRKGVSEVEPYGPKEIEERYGLKPLQIIDLKGLMGDASDNIPGVPGIGEKTALKLLHQFGSVEEVLAHTDELKGKMKENLVNHAEDARLSKQLATIFREVPVERSWEDMKFSGIEEDKAVPMLRKLEFKSLLERLSFTAGAGGNAAADGEAAQAAEDVSVTMVDVDTLPEVSAQLAEVEGIIIESYGDNPHHATLMGLLLSTPKRHFFLPFELLKREEAADVLSWLADENVPKRGYDLHRADLALFWQGIAFAGAEHDVQLAAYLLDPTENDQTISGLAAKYGLPHMPADEDVYGKGAKFKVPDPETLGRHLARKGDALLRIVPLQRADLEKYEMHGLFYDLEMPLSRILADMEKQGVAVNREDLKELGVEFEAQINKLVAQIYEIAGQEFNLNSPKQLGEILFDKLGLPVIKKTKTGYSTDAEVLEKLAPYHEIVQFILEYRQLAKLQSTYVEGLLKEIMPRTGKVHTYFRQTVAATGRLSSQYPNLQNIPIRLEEGRKIRKVFVPSEEGWFILAADYSQIELRVLAHISGDKGLQEAFLHDMDIHTKTAMDVFGVGPDEVDANMRRSAKAVNFGIVYGISDYGLSQNLNITRKEAARFIEQYFDAFQGVRRYMDDIVKDAKRDGYVKTLLERRRYLPEINASNFNLRSFAERTAMNTPIQGTAADIIKLAMVKMDKALYEHGLKSRMLLQVHDELVFEVPPEELDIMKKLVPETMENAIKLSVPLKAEVSSGVNWYEAK
- the phoU gene encoding phosphate signaling complex protein PhoU, which encodes MIQRKEFDQNLEELRQLLGQMGEHVEQGLAGAIEALRTMDSQKAKQIVERDIELNQMEEQVMEIGSRLIVTQQPVAKDLRRIIVAFRISSDLERMGDLAVDIAKVTMRLEGQKLIKPLIDIPKMSDLVILMLRESLQSYLDENTDLAYKMAKDDDEVDHLYSQMIQELYTFMIENPDSLQQAMLLTLVGRYIERIADHATNIGESAVYLVTGHRPDLNQ
- the pstB gene encoding phosphate ABC transporter ATP-binding protein PstB; its protein translation is METAIRIQHLNLYYEQFHALKDVSLDIPERTITAFIGPSGCGKSTLLRTLNRMNDMIPGTRIEGSVEIAGDDIYGDEVEVEELRKRVGMVFQQPNPFPKSIYDNVAYGPRLHGIKNKAALDEIVEQSLRQAVLWDEVKDFLKRSALSLSGGQQQRLCIARAIAVQPDILLMDEATSALDPISTLKIEELVQQLKDRYTIVMVTHNMHQAARISGRTVFFLNGEIVEADDTQKLFSTPQDSRTEDYISGRFG
- a CDS encoding methyl-accepting chemotaxis protein, encoding MGAQTVAELERPEPVQTIAGEPGTEVAVAPEREEAEVDVRMYCRSVPVIGREESCRSVLRRFQRESDLSCIVLCDESNKPLGILMRDRFYRFLAGRFAADLFYDRPASVFADEHPLVCDLLTPASDVVDAALNREDAHFYDSLIISENGRFYGILTVQDLMRMSRDLQREADQIRGEVVRESRSLIKDIERSVRQVSESAGRSLRESELMSGQAETGRAELEEVKASFDRVLVTSRSQAAQMAELLERTQQISSITASIQELANLSGILALNASIEAAHAGEHGRGFAVVASEIRKLALQTQKLSGDIGETLDIVNRHVQQAAATSGLTAAEMEAGHRRVGKADATFEALVRSVRSVEAREREMRDAADVAARRTETVLRELDQFTNA